CCGTCCATCACGTCGAGATGGATCCAGTCGGCGCCGGCGGCGTCCACCGCGCGCACCTCTTCGCCGAGCCTGGAAAAATCCGAAGCCAGGATCGAGGGCGCGATGGCCAGGGGGCGGGGAGCGAAGGCTTGGTTCATGGCGCGGTTTCCGTGGCGGCCGTAGGAAGATCAGGCCCCGCCTAACATGGGCATCTCGGCCGGGCAATGCAGGGGAGGCGTGCTTCCTGTGGGCGGAAATTTCTGCCGCGACCGGCATGAATTGCCGGTGTTCCCGCACCCCGCCAGACGCGGCGAGGGCGGATTTCATTGAGCTTTTCGCGCTGGCACGACGCTTGCTGACTTCACGTCCAGAACATTGGCCGCGGCATGCCGCATCGGTTGGAGTTGTGCAATGTTGTTCGCCCTTGGTGCCGTATCGAGCGCGCTCGACGCGATCCAGTCGCTGACGAACTCGAAATCGTCCTCCGCGACGCAGAAGACCGGATCCTCGCAAAGCGCTGCGACCAATCCGTTCGCGATCGACAGCGGCAGCAGCATAAGTAGCGGCGCGGCCTCGTCGGTCAATTCGGGCAATTGCGCGCAGATTTCCCCGGAGACGATGAGCGCGCTGATCGCGGCGCAGAGCCAGTCGTCGGACACGACCGGCAGCACGAGCAGCTCGACCTCGTCGGGCTCGACCTCCTCGACGTTGATGAGCCGGGACGCGGCGCTGAAGGACCTGTTCTCGCAGATCGATGCGGACGGCGACGGCAAGATCAGCAAGTCCGAGTTCGAGAAAGCGCTCGGAGCCGGCGGCACCAATCTGGCGCAGGCCGACGACGTCTTCTCGAAGATGGATGCCAATTCCGACGGCAACGTCAGCCTGGACGAGATGTCGAAGGCGCTGAAGAGCGGCCATCACGGCCGCCATGCGCATGGGGCGAGCGGCGCGGGCGATGCCTCCGGCAGCGGCTCGGATTCCTCATCCTCGTCGAGCGGCGGTTCGACCTCGACCACGACGACCAACGCCGACGGCTCGACCACCACCACCGTCACCTATGCCGACGGCTTCAAGATGTCGACCACGGTGCCGGGCGCCTCCAAGTCCTCCGCCAATTCGGCTTACGATCTGTTCGCGCAGTTGATGCAGCGGCAAGGCGGGCAGGGCCAAGGCGCCTCAGCGACTGCCGGCTCGTCCATGTCGATGAGTGTGTGAGCTAAGAGCGCTCTCTCGGCGAATTGCGCTGTCATGCCCCGCGAAAGCGGGGCATCCAGTACGCCGCGGCCTTCCGGTTCAATCACAACCGTCTCTGGAATACTGGATCGCCCGGTCTTCGCCGGGCGATGACACCCGATGTGAGGCGCTAGCCGAACCGGTCCTTCCACGCCGGCTGCGCGCCCGGGAACGGCAGGGCGGTCGCACTGTAGACGCCGCGGGCGATCGCGCGCGCGACCACGTTGGCGGCAACCATGCCGAGCTCGGTGAGGCCGACCAGCGGCTCGACCGGCTTCTCGCAGGTCGCGGCGGCGAACAGCACGTCGCCGTCGTTCGGCGCATGCACCGGATAGATCGCGCGGGCAAAACCCGTGTGCGCGATCATGGCAAGGCGCTTGGCCTGGGGCTTGGTCAGCGTCGCGTCGGTGACGACGACGCCGATCGTGGTGTTCTCGCGCTCGGCTGCGGCAGGCCCGCCCTTGATGCGCATCCTCAGCATGTCCTCGGTGAACGCGTTCGGTAGGCCGCGTCCGCCGAACTCGCCCGCCACCTCGAACGGCGCCGCCCAGAACCACGGGCCGTCGCCGACGGTGACGCTGCCGACCGCATTGACGGCGATGATGGCTGCCACCCTGGCGCCGCTGCTCGTGACGGCGGAAGCCGAGCCGAGCCCGCCCTTGAGGGTCGCCGTCGTCGCGCCAAAACCGGCGCCGACGCTGCCGAGCGCAAAATCGGATGCGGCGGCCGAGGCTGCCGCGGCGTAGCCGAGGTCGCGATAGGGCGCAAATCGCCCCCAGGCCTTGTCGCCGCCATTGAGCAGATCGAACAGGATTGCGCCCGGCACAATCGGGATCAGCGCCTCGCGGACGCGAAAACCGCGGCCCTGCTCGGCGAGCCAGGCCTGGACGCCGCCGCCGGTCTCGAGTCCGAAGGCCGAGCCGCCCGACAGCGCGATCGCATCGACGCGCTCGACCGTGTTGGCGAGGTCGAGCAGGGCATCCTCGCGGGTGCCGGGACCGCCGCCGCGCACGTCGATCGCCGCAACGGCCGGCTGGTCGAACACGACCGCCGTCACGCCCGAGGCGATTTTCGCATCTTCGGCATGGCCGACGCGGACGCCGGCGATGTCGGTCAGCAGGTTGTTCACGATGGCGATTCCCTCACGTTCGATTTTGCGATGCGAAGGGCGGCATTATCCGCCGGCGGACGAGCCCGTCAATCGCGGCGCCGCCACGAACGATCCCGGCTTGACCGTGCAGCCGGGCTCGAACAATCTGAGGATGTCGCGAGATGACTGCGCCAACCGTCCATCGAATGGGAGATTGGAGATGCTGAGCTGTCTGGTCGATGCTCTCCGCTATGTGTTGCCCGCGATCAGTTTCATCGGCCTTATCGTCGGGGGCATCGCCTACGTCACGAACCAGCCTTATCGCGACGACATCGACCATGCTCTTAGAGGCGATCTGAAAATTCCGGAGCGAATGCTGCCGTGGGGCTACAATGCGGATCAGGTCCGGCAGGTGAAAGAAAGGCTCCGCGGCAAGCTCGTCGACGATCGGCAGACGCTGCTCGATGTCTATGTCAGCCCGGTCCTGTACTGGAACGACATCGTGTTCGCGGTGGGGATCGCGGTGTTCTCGGCCTCACTCTGGCTGTGGGTCCTGCTTCAGTTCGAGCCCACGGGCCTTGCGCGCTGGCTCGTGATCATCTTCGCCGCAAGCGGCGTGCTGTACGGCATCGCCGATGTCGCAGAGGACGTCATGCTTGCCCGGCTGTTCAGGGCGGACAGGGTCTCCGCCGATGAGGCTCATCTTGCGAGCGCGCTGACGCTTGCCAAGGTGGTCACCATGAGCGCATCTGTCGCCGGCGGACTGGTCTTCCTGGTGTTGAACGTCCTGACCCCGCACAAGACGTTCGCGCCGGTCAACTCACCAGCGCCGTCCTGAGCATCTTGGCGAGCTCGGTCTTGCGGTAGGGCTTGGCCAGCAGCAGCACGCCGGAATCGAGCCGGCCGTGATGCACGATGGCGTTCTCGGTATAGCCCGAGGTGAACAGCGTCTTCAGGTCGGGCCGCCGCCGCGCCGCCTCGTCGGCGAGCTGCCGGCCGTTCATGTTGCCGGGCATGATGACGTCGGTGAACAGCAGGTCGATGTTGTCGTCGGCGTCGATGATGGTGAGGGCTTCGGCCGCATTGGCGGCTTCGAGCGCGGTATAGCCGAGGCTCTTGACCTGGGTCACGACGTACTGCCGCACCAAGGCGTCGTCTTCGACGATCAGGATCTTCTCGTCGCCGCCGGCGATGGGCACGTTCTGGAGCGCCTCGTACTCGGTCTCCTGCACGCCGCTCGATCGCGGCAGGTAGATCTTCACGCTGGTGCCGTGGCCTTCCTCGCTGTAGATCTTGATGTGTCCGCCGGACTGCTTGACGAAGCCGAACACCATGCTGAGCCCGAGGCCCGTGCCCTTGCCGACCTCCTTGGTGGTGAAGAACGGATCGAACACCCGGTCGATCAGTTCAGCGGGAATTCCGCTGCCGGTGTCGCTGACCGCGATCATCACGTAATTGCCGGCGGCGACGTCGGGATTCATGCTGGCATAGCCGTCGTCGAGGAAGACGTTGCGGGTCTCCAGCACCAGGGTGCCGCCGTCGGGCATGGCATCGCGCGCGTTCAGCGCGAGATTGAGGATTGCGGTGGAGAGCTGGCCGGGGTCGACCAGTGTCGGCCAGGCATCCTCGGTCAACTGCGGCATGATCGTGATCTGCTCGCCCAGCGTCGGATGCAGCAGCTTGGCGGCCTCGAGCGCCAGCGCGTTGACGTCGATCTCGCGCGGCTGCAGCGGCTGCTTGCGGGCGAAGGCGAGCAGATGCTTGGTCAGCTGCGCGCCGCGCTCGGCGGCATCGTCGATCAGCTTGGTGATGGCGGCAAGCTCCGGCCGGTCGGCGACGGCATCGGCCAGGATGCCGATCGTGCCGGTGATGACCGTCAGCACGTTGTTGAAGTCGTGGGCGACGCCGCCGGTCAACTGGCCGATCGAGTCCATCTTCTGGACCTGCCTGAGCTGGGCCTCGGCGGCCTGCTTCTCGGTGAGGTCGCGGCCGATGAAGAAATGGCGCTTCACCGGCTCCGACCATGTGCCCATCCAGTTCAGCGTGACCTCGTGGCCGTCGTAGTGATAGTAGCGCGCCTCGAAGCTGCGCTTGACCGCGCCGCGCCTGGCCGCGCGCATCTCGTTTCGGGTGTTCTCGAGGTCATCAGGGTGGATGAACTCGGTCGCGCTGTGCCCGACCATGTCCTCCGGGCTGAAGCCCAGGATGGCCTTCACGCTGGGGCTGACCTGGATGAAATTGCCGAAGCCGTCGGTGACCAGGATGAGGTCCTGCGAGGTCTCGAAGATGCGCTGGCGCTCCTCGATCTCGCGGTTGAGCGCGGTCTCGGTCCGCTTCCGCTCGGTGATGTCGCGGGCCACCTTGGAGGCGCCGATGATCTTGCCGTCGGTCGATCGCAGCGGGA
This is a stretch of genomic DNA from Bradyrhizobium sp. CB2312. It encodes these proteins:
- a CDS encoding PAS domain S-box protein; its protein translation is MKSAKMAKTGRREVDVPTTIDRSTFLSTLPATSTDRRAALWIVGVSSVLFALAVPFAGIPLLPVPAFVASYQSALAVSDIVTAVLLLSQFAVLRTRALQWLATGYLFTAAAALVHALTFPGLFAPTGLFGAGGQTTVWLYMIWHGGFPLFVLGYAWLKEKDGGPRVQGAMSTAIYACVLGVIAAMGVFAWIVTTQHDLLPVLLRDGRYTPTMIGVVSFVWSLSFAALVSLWFRRPHSVIDVWLMVVMCAWLFDIALSAIVNVARFDLGFYAGRLYGLCAATFVLAVLLVENVRLQAQTAGMVDALKRRSDEERNYHVEREQLFTAVVASSNDAIITKSLDGTITTWNNAAERVFGYSANEAIGRPIDIIMPEDQRDEVAENLARTRNGEVIDQQETVRLHKSGQPIDVVLSQVPLRSTDGKIIGASKVARDITERKRTETALNREIEERQRIFETSQDLILVTDGFGNFIQVSPSVKAILGFSPEDMVGHSATEFIHPDDLENTRNEMRAARRGAVKRSFEARYYHYDGHEVTLNWMGTWSEPVKRHFFIGRDLTEKQAAEAQLRQVQKMDSIGQLTGGVAHDFNNVLTVITGTIGILADAVADRPELAAITKLIDDAAERGAQLTKHLLAFARKQPLQPREIDVNALALEAAKLLHPTLGEQITIMPQLTEDAWPTLVDPGQLSTAILNLALNARDAMPDGGTLVLETRNVFLDDGYASMNPDVAAGNYVMIAVSDTGSGIPAELIDRVFDPFFTTKEVGKGTGLGLSMVFGFVKQSGGHIKIYSEEGHGTSVKIYLPRSSGVQETEYEALQNVPIAGGDEKILIVEDDALVRQYVVTQVKSLGYTALEAANAAEALTIIDADDNIDLLFTDVIMPGNMNGRQLADEAARRRPDLKTLFTSGYTENAIVHHGRLDSGVLLLAKPYRKTELAKMLRTALVS
- a CDS encoding P1 family peptidase, which codes for MNNLLTDIAGVRVGHAEDAKIASGVTAVVFDQPAVAAIDVRGGGPGTREDALLDLANTVERVDAIALSGGSAFGLETGGGVQAWLAEQGRGFRVREALIPIVPGAILFDLLNGGDKAWGRFAPYRDLGYAAAASAAASDFALGSVGAGFGATTATLKGGLGSASAVTSSGARVAAIIAVNAVGSVTVGDGPWFWAAPFEVAGEFGGRGLPNAFTEDMLRMRIKGGPAAAERENTTIGVVVTDATLTKPQAKRLAMIAHTGFARAIYPVHAPNDGDVLFAAATCEKPVEPLVGLTELGMVAANVVARAIARGVYSATALPFPGAQPAWKDRFG
- a CDS encoding EF-hand domain-containing protein; translated protein: MLFALGAVSSALDAIQSLTNSKSSSATQKTGSSQSAATNPFAIDSGSSISSGAASSVNSGNCAQISPETMSALIAAQSQSSDTTGSTSSSTSSGSTSSTLMSRDAALKDLFSQIDADGDGKISKSEFEKALGAGGTNLAQADDVFSKMDANSDGNVSLDEMSKALKSGHHGRHAHGASGAGDASGSGSDSSSSSSGGSTSTTTTNADGSTTTTVTYADGFKMSTTVPGASKSSANSAYDLFAQLMQRQGGQGQGASATAGSSMSMSV